One segment of Castanea sativa cultivar Marrone di Chiusa Pesio chromosome 3, ASM4071231v1 DNA contains the following:
- the LOC142628072 gene encoding two-component response regulator ARR11, producing MENGFSSPRSESFPAGLRVLVVDDDPTWLKILEKMLKKCAYDVTTCHLAREALNLLRERKDGYDIVISDVNMPDMDGFKLLEHVGLEMDLPVIMMSVDGETSKVMKGVQHGACDYLLKPIRMKELRNIWQHVFRKKIHEIRDIEHENIDIIQMSRNGSDLDDGHMYCGEDFNSKKRKDFDKNDDKDFGDHSTKKHRVVWSVDLHQKFVKAVNQIGFDKVGPKKILDLMNVQWLTRENVASHLQKYRLYLSRLQKENDLKASFGGIKHSDFPPTDPAASYGHQSSINLNQNDVANGYQFCGSNFVAQDAETKNNEGDLKIVSEIKRTLTADVSDPQKMRSSQSFSHSFASLETEASYPAFDSTNPPEFSWSENPETQIKKEHKPHLQLEDGYSQLPPHGQQHQIPINQLQSDPAVTSVLSLTGRDMSGSIEIKPLFNECKSKNVSHVSPTESAIDTFPVQTKSQLINHQSFEPISTVISSMKPQGFNLSITDLESCQRNLTSASDPNFAPINEDLTVWLQGDYYSMNFGQSIDFIDYDDPGFLAEVPFYLYDPLTSDFQCPIDSTTECPIVDQGLFIA from the exons aTGGAGAACGGCTTCTCTTCTCCTCGGAGCGAATCGTTCCCGGCCGGTCTCCGCGTTCTCGTTGTTGATGATGATCCAACATGGCTCAAAATTCTTGAAAAGATGCTCAAGAAGTGTGCTTATGATG tGACCACATGTCATTTAGCACGGGAGGCTCTGAACCTTCTTCGGGAGAGGAAGGATGGCTATGACATTGTAATCAGCGATGTTAACATGCCTGACATGGATGGCTTCAAACTTCTTGAGCATGTTGGACTGGAAATGGATCTTCCAGTGATTA TGATGTCAGTTGACGGTGAAACGAGTAAAGTTATGAAAGGAGTTCAGCATGGTGCATGTGATTATCTCCTCAAGCCGATAAGAATGAAGGAACTCCGCAATATATGGCAGCATGTTTTCAGAAAGAAGATACATGAAATCAGAGATATTGAACATGAAAACATAGACATTATTCAAATGTCTAGAAATGGATCAGATTTAGATGATGGGCACATGTATTGTGGGGAAGATTTCAACTCAAAAAAACGAAAAGATTTTGACAAGAATGATGATAAGGATTTCGGTGATCATTCTACAAAGAAACATAGAGTAGTTTGGTCGGTTGATCTGCACCAGAAATTTGTCAAAGCTGTGAACCAGATTGGGTTTGATA AAGTTGGCCCCAAAAAGATACTCGACTTGATGAATGTGCAATGGTTGACTAGAGAAAATGTTGCTAGTCACTTACAG aAGTACCGCCTCTACTTGAGTAGgttgcaaaaagaaaatgatttaaaaGCTTCTTTTGGTGGCATAAAGCATTCAGATTTTCCTCCAACGGATCCTGCAGCAAGTTATGGACATCAGAGTTCAATTAACTTGAACCAAAATGATGTTGCAAATGGTTACCAGTTTTGTGGCAGTAACTTTGTTGCACAGGATGCTGAGACAAAAAATAATGAAGGTGATCTCAAAATTGTTTCAGAGATCAAAAGAACGTTGACTGCTGATGTCAGTGATCCTCAGAAGATGAGGAGTTCACAGAGCTTCAGTCATTCTTTTGCATCGCTGGAAACCGAAGCAAGCTATCCGGCATTTGATTCTACCAACCCACCGGAGTTCTCTTGGAGTGAAAACCCTGAAACTCAAATCAAGAAAGAACATAAGCCACATCTTCAGTTGGAGGATGGCTACAGTCAGCTACCACCACATGGACAACAGCATCAAATCCCAATTAATCAATTACAGTCAGATCCAGCAGTTACTTCTGTACTTTCTTTGACAGGAAGAGACATGAGTGGCTCTATTGAAATTAAGCCTTTGTTCAACGAGTGCAAGAGCAAGAATGTGAGCCATGTCAGTCCAACGGAAAGTGCAATTGACACATTTCCCGTTCAAACCAAGAGCCAATTAATAAATCATCAATCTTTTGAGCCCATTTCCACTGTGATTTCAAGCATGAAACCACAGGGCTTCAATCTAAGCATTACTGACTTAGAGTCTTGCCAAAGAAACCTGACATCGGCAAGTGACCCAAATTTTGCACCAATCAATGAGGACTTAACCGTCTGGCTTCAAGGTGATTATTATAGTATGAATTTTGGACAGAGTATAGATTTTATTGACTACGATGATCCGGGCTTCCTGGCTGAAGTTCCATTCTACTTGTATGACCCACTTACTTCTGACTTCCAGTGTCCTATTGACTCAACAACAGAGTGTCCAATTGTTGATCAAGGTCTATTTATAGCTTGA
- the LOC142628073 gene encoding protein WVD2-like 7 isoform X2, translating to MSWSDPNRCLGESISFGRYMSESLAWEKWSTFSHNRYLEEAEKFSKPGSVAQKRAYFEAHYKKKAAERAAALVEEANAAAHNVSESETNDKHHNESFMDSELVEADSHKAIDGPHVEDAPSTAICYSAEMNVCNPNVEELETTKVESAEAVMVEGVEVEDSALVENIDLIEKVEDHHKIVTTQEEKKLNKVAPSKDIPASPSKKRQANCSSKLLTRASKLPVSPSKRMISVPLRNGINSAAECERTAGDLVEKKRLTVKSLHMSVNFASGTGKTSKTNSVFQEVGSARSDENLFDTSQDSSTPVRTSTRASVNKLIKQRSVKLQPEDRRTRTLLSKSISGGIAGDGKEHSLSMDCSKPSYASGFKARTPTISSPFTFRSEERAAKRKEFFQKLEDKIYAKEAEKVQPQTRPKISLTQPRSPNFRRKPIPSPVQDSSSRPPRIPLVRNGNSKRVTEKFDRTTTCSVTSLPKKNAYENASPNIQH from the exons ATGTCCTGG AGTGACCCCAATCGATGTCTTGGAGAATCGATCTCGTTTGGAAGGTATATGTCAGAATCCTTGGCCTGGGAAAAATGGTCAACCTTCTCTCACAATCGTTATTTAGAGGAAGCTGAGAAGTTTTCCAAGCCAGGTTCTGTTGCTCAGAAGAGAGCTTATTTTGAAGCTCATTACAAGAAAAAAGCTGCAGAAAGAGCAGCAGCATTGGTTGAGGAAGCAAATGCAGCAGCTCATAATGTTTCTGAGTCAGAAACTAATGACAAACATCACAATGAGTCTTTCATGGATTCAGAGTTGGTGGAAGCAGACAGCCACAAGGCCATTGATGGACCACACGTGGAAGATGCCCCTAGTACTGCAATATGTTATTCTGCTGAAATGAATGTATGTAATCCTAATGTTGAAGAATTGGAAACTACAAAGGTAGAATCAGCTGAGGCTGTAATGGTAGAAGGTGTTGAAGTGGAGGATTCTGCTCTGGTTGAAAATATAGACCTAATTGAAAAAGTTGAAGACCACCACAAGATTGTGACTACCCAAGAAGAGAAGAAACTCAATAAG GTAGCTCCCAGTAAGGATATTCCTGCTTCACCAAGCAAGAAAAGACAAGCGAATTGTTCTTCGAAGCTTTTAACTCGAGCATCCAAGCTCCCAGTCTCTCCTTCCAAACGAATGATTTCTGTGCCGCTTAGAAACGGAATTAATAGTGCGGCAGAGTGTGAGAGGACAGCAGGAGATCTAGTTGAGAAAAAGAGATTAACTGTAAAATCACTTCACATGTCAGTCAATTTTGCATCTGGTACTGGCAAAACTAGTAAAACAAATTCTGTTTTCCAAGAGGTTGGAAGTGCAAGAAGTGATGAAAATTTGTTTGACACATCCCAAGACAGTTCAACTCCTGTACGAACTTCGACTAGG GCATCTGTAAATAAGTTAATTAAGCAACGTTCAGTAAAGCTCCAGCCAGAAGATCGAAG GACTAGAACACTACTTAGCAAGTCAATTTCAGGAGGAATAGCAGGGGATGGGAAAGAGCACTCTCTCTCTATGGA CTGCTCAAAACCATCATATGCAAGTGGATTTAAAGCACGAACTCCTACTATATCCTCTCCGTTTACTTTCAGGAGCGAAGAAAGAGCAGCAAAACGCAAAGAG TTCTTTCAGAAGTTGGAAGACAAAATATATGCCAAGGAGGCAGAAAAAGTGCAGCCACAAACCAGGCCTAAG ATCTCATTGACACAGCCTCGATCACCAAATTTCAGAAGAAAGCCAATTCCCAGCCCAGTCCAGGATTCAAGCTCTCGGCCTCCTCGAATACCTTTAGTCAGAAATGGTAACTCTAAGCGTGTTACAGAAAAATTTGATAGAACCACAACTTGTTCAGTCACTTCACTACCTAAGAAGAATGCATATGAGAATGCTTCTCCAAATATTCAGCATTAA
- the LOC142628073 gene encoding protein WVD2-like 7 isoform X1, giving the protein MGDSACLRRSFSHPPSDSSREAKESDPNRCLGESISFGRYMSESLAWEKWSTFSHNRYLEEAEKFSKPGSVAQKRAYFEAHYKKKAAERAAALVEEANAAAHNVSESETNDKHHNESFMDSELVEADSHKAIDGPHVEDAPSTAICYSAEMNVCNPNVEELETTKVESAEAVMVEGVEVEDSALVENIDLIEKVEDHHKIVTTQEEKKLNKVAPSKDIPASPSKKRQANCSSKLLTRASKLPVSPSKRMISVPLRNGINSAAECERTAGDLVEKKRLTVKSLHMSVNFASGTGKTSKTNSVFQEVGSARSDENLFDTSQDSSTPVRTSTRASVNKLIKQRSVKLQPEDRRTRTLLSKSISGGIAGDGKEHSLSMDCSKPSYASGFKARTPTISSPFTFRSEERAAKRKEFFQKLEDKIYAKEAEKVQPQTRPKISLTQPRSPNFRRKPIPSPVQDSSSRPPRIPLVRNGNSKRVTEKFDRTTTCSVTSLPKKNAYENASPNIQH; this is encoded by the exons AGTGACCCCAATCGATGTCTTGGAGAATCGATCTCGTTTGGAAGGTATATGTCAGAATCCTTGGCCTGGGAAAAATGGTCAACCTTCTCTCACAATCGTTATTTAGAGGAAGCTGAGAAGTTTTCCAAGCCAGGTTCTGTTGCTCAGAAGAGAGCTTATTTTGAAGCTCATTACAAGAAAAAAGCTGCAGAAAGAGCAGCAGCATTGGTTGAGGAAGCAAATGCAGCAGCTCATAATGTTTCTGAGTCAGAAACTAATGACAAACATCACAATGAGTCTTTCATGGATTCAGAGTTGGTGGAAGCAGACAGCCACAAGGCCATTGATGGACCACACGTGGAAGATGCCCCTAGTACTGCAATATGTTATTCTGCTGAAATGAATGTATGTAATCCTAATGTTGAAGAATTGGAAACTACAAAGGTAGAATCAGCTGAGGCTGTAATGGTAGAAGGTGTTGAAGTGGAGGATTCTGCTCTGGTTGAAAATATAGACCTAATTGAAAAAGTTGAAGACCACCACAAGATTGTGACTACCCAAGAAGAGAAGAAACTCAATAAG GTAGCTCCCAGTAAGGATATTCCTGCTTCACCAAGCAAGAAAAGACAAGCGAATTGTTCTTCGAAGCTTTTAACTCGAGCATCCAAGCTCCCAGTCTCTCCTTCCAAACGAATGATTTCTGTGCCGCTTAGAAACGGAATTAATAGTGCGGCAGAGTGTGAGAGGACAGCAGGAGATCTAGTTGAGAAAAAGAGATTAACTGTAAAATCACTTCACATGTCAGTCAATTTTGCATCTGGTACTGGCAAAACTAGTAAAACAAATTCTGTTTTCCAAGAGGTTGGAAGTGCAAGAAGTGATGAAAATTTGTTTGACACATCCCAAGACAGTTCAACTCCTGTACGAACTTCGACTAGG GCATCTGTAAATAAGTTAATTAAGCAACGTTCAGTAAAGCTCCAGCCAGAAGATCGAAG GACTAGAACACTACTTAGCAAGTCAATTTCAGGAGGAATAGCAGGGGATGGGAAAGAGCACTCTCTCTCTATGGA CTGCTCAAAACCATCATATGCAAGTGGATTTAAAGCACGAACTCCTACTATATCCTCTCCGTTTACTTTCAGGAGCGAAGAAAGAGCAGCAAAACGCAAAGAG TTCTTTCAGAAGTTGGAAGACAAAATATATGCCAAGGAGGCAGAAAAAGTGCAGCCACAAACCAGGCCTAAG ATCTCATTGACACAGCCTCGATCACCAAATTTCAGAAGAAAGCCAATTCCCAGCCCAGTCCAGGATTCAAGCTCTCGGCCTCCTCGAATACCTTTAGTCAGAAATGGTAACTCTAAGCGTGTTACAGAAAAATTTGATAGAACCACAACTTGTTCAGTCACTTCACTACCTAAGAAGAATGCATATGAGAATGCTTCTCCAAATATTCAGCATTAA
- the LOC142628073 gene encoding protein WVD2-like 7 isoform X3, whose translation MGDSACLRRSFSHPPSDSSREAKESDPNRCLGESISFGRYMSESLAWEKWSTFSHNRYLEEAEKFSKPGSVAQKRAYFEAHYKKKAAERAAALVEEANAAAHNVSESETNDKHHNESFMDSELVEADSHKAIDGPHVEDAPSTAICYSAEMNVCNPNVEELETTKVESAEAVMVEGVEVEDSALVENIDLIEKVEDHHKIVTTQEEKKLNKVAPSKDIPASPSKKRQANCSSKLLTRASKLPVSPSKRMISVPLRNGINSAAECERTAGDLVEKKRLTVKSLHMSVNFASGTGKTSKTNSVFQEVGSARSDENLFDTSQDSSTPVRTSTRASVNKLIKQRSVKLQPEDRRTRTLLSKSISGGIAGDGKEHSLSMDCSKPSYASGFKARTPTISSPFTFRSEERAAKRKEFFQKLEDKIYAKEAEKVQPQTRPKKSHFDIKNLQQSTDFKAKLNEDLNHRSQSLSNPPKKISLTQPRSPNFRRKPIPSPVQDSSSRPPRIPLVRNGNSKRVTEKFDRTTTCSVTSLPKKNAYENASPNIQH comes from the exons AGTGACCCCAATCGATGTCTTGGAGAATCGATCTCGTTTGGAAGGTATATGTCAGAATCCTTGGCCTGGGAAAAATGGTCAACCTTCTCTCACAATCGTTATTTAGAGGAAGCTGAGAAGTTTTCCAAGCCAGGTTCTGTTGCTCAGAAGAGAGCTTATTTTGAAGCTCATTACAAGAAAAAAGCTGCAGAAAGAGCAGCAGCATTGGTTGAGGAAGCAAATGCAGCAGCTCATAATGTTTCTGAGTCAGAAACTAATGACAAACATCACAATGAGTCTTTCATGGATTCAGAGTTGGTGGAAGCAGACAGCCACAAGGCCATTGATGGACCACACGTGGAAGATGCCCCTAGTACTGCAATATGTTATTCTGCTGAAATGAATGTATGTAATCCTAATGTTGAAGAATTGGAAACTACAAAGGTAGAATCAGCTGAGGCTGTAATGGTAGAAGGTGTTGAAGTGGAGGATTCTGCTCTGGTTGAAAATATAGACCTAATTGAAAAAGTTGAAGACCACCACAAGATTGTGACTACCCAAGAAGAGAAGAAACTCAATAAG GTAGCTCCCAGTAAGGATATTCCTGCTTCACCAAGCAAGAAAAGACAAGCGAATTGTTCTTCGAAGCTTTTAACTCGAGCATCCAAGCTCCCAGTCTCTCCTTCCAAACGAATGATTTCTGTGCCGCTTAGAAACGGAATTAATAGTGCGGCAGAGTGTGAGAGGACAGCAGGAGATCTAGTTGAGAAAAAGAGATTAACTGTAAAATCACTTCACATGTCAGTCAATTTTGCATCTGGTACTGGCAAAACTAGTAAAACAAATTCTGTTTTCCAAGAGGTTGGAAGTGCAAGAAGTGATGAAAATTTGTTTGACACATCCCAAGACAGTTCAACTCCTGTACGAACTTCGACTAGG GCATCTGTAAATAAGTTAATTAAGCAACGTTCAGTAAAGCTCCAGCCAGAAGATCGAAG GACTAGAACACTACTTAGCAAGTCAATTTCAGGAGGAATAGCAGGGGATGGGAAAGAGCACTCTCTCTCTATGGA CTGCTCAAAACCATCATATGCAAGTGGATTTAAAGCACGAACTCCTACTATATCCTCTCCGTTTACTTTCAGGAGCGAAGAAAGAGCAGCAAAACGCAAAGAG TTCTTTCAGAAGTTGGAAGACAAAATATATGCCAAGGAGGCAGAAAAAGTGCAGCCACAAACCAGGCCTAAG AAATCGCACTTTGACATCAAAAATTTGCAACAGAGTACTGATTTTAAAGCCAAACTGAATGAAGATTTAAATCATAGATCACAATCACTGAGCAATCCCCCAAAGAAG ATCTCATTGACACAGCCTCGATCACCAAATTTCAGAAGAAAGCCAATTCCCAGCCCAGTCCAGGATTCAAGCTCTCGGCCTCCTCGAATACCTTTAGTCAGAAATGGTAACTCTAAGCGTGTTACAGAAAAATTTGATAGAACCACAACTTGTTCAGTCACTTCACTACCTAAGAAGAATGCATATGAGAATGCTTCTCCAAATATTCAGCATTAA